AACATCATCCCCATCTACATACCCCTTATGCAGTGCCCACCGTGACCCACAACCCACCTCATCGTAGAAGATGCAGGCGTGCTTGCCCGACACATAGTTGCAGTGACCATAATTTGTAAGGCACACATCCATGTCAGCTCCTGTCAAAAAAAGGAAGGTCAGGATTAAGAGGGGGCCCATGGTCACGGGGGGCTCCAATACAAGCAGACACCCCACTTCCAAGCGATGGCCAGGAACGTGGCAGGAGCCCACTCCCAGAAGATAAGCCCAGCCTCCAGTTCCTCAGCAAGAAGGGGAcagaaaagcctgccagaaggcCACTCTCCCGCCCAGAAGGCCTGGAAGCACATCCCAACTTGGGTGGCACCGACAGGGGCCCAGAAACAGGTCCCCACTTGGGCCCACTAAGTCCCACCATGAGCCACGCCTTGCCTGTCCCAATGTAGAGAGTCCTGTAGCACATGTTCACAGCGCTGCCCATCCCCAGCAGAGGGTAGAAGACGGCTCGGGCTTGCACCTCCTTCCCCTGCCCTGCAAGACAGAAAGATGGTCTCGGATCCAAACGGTCCCGTGTTTCCCACCATCTGCGAGCATTGGGTCCCACACCCCTCCGTTTAGCTTATCTTACTCCCCATCTGCAAAAGTGAGCAGaggcaggagaaagaggaggcttCCTGTCTTCTTCATGCTGTCCAACTAGGGCACTGCTTTCTACCAACTTATCTCAACCCAGCAAGGAAAGGAACCACAGGTCAAAGCCTGTACCCGAGTATGCATCCAAATGGAAGCAACACAAGACCAGACAGAGATGTGCTTTACCCACTTTATCACAACTTGTGGGTAGGCACAGTCCCCAGTGCTTTGCATGTAGAAGCTGGCAGCCCTCCCCTCATAGCCTCAAATTCCAGGGAACAGGTTATACGAATGCAGCATTGCCAGATTTTCAGGACAGCAATAGGGAACACTTGAAATTCATGGTATGCAGGGCTGACAATCTGTGCGCAACTACTATCAAGTTAAGTGTTCTTCCCCAATaccaaataaatgtattaatttcAATTAACCCTATCCATGGATCTCTctgaaaaattaacattttgtcCATATTCTTAAATTACACAATGGGCACATTTCTTTATGGAGGGTGCACCCCCTGCCACAAATATGGGGTTTTGTGACATCTTGCTCAGTCTGTGTGTTATCCAGGGGAGCCCTTCTCCATCATACTGGAAGCTCATGGTCTGACCCAAGGGATGGCAACCTCAGATGTGCAAAGGCCCAGGCCAGGGTGAAGGCNNNNNNNNNNTTCTTCTGTCTCCCAATGACTCAGGAAGACTTATCCCTCAGGACACAAGAAGGGACATCCCAGACTGGTCTTCCTTCAGTGTGCTAGCTGCCCCTTCTGGGTTGTCCACTCTGTGACTCACTCCTGCCATTTAGGTGCTATTTTGGCTGCATGATGTGACTGTAGAGTGGCCAGGCCTTTTCAAAACTGTGCCTGTGCCCAAGAgcagcagaggaaggaagagaaggagaatgcCAATGTCTGGCCTGCTACCTTCAGAAGGAAGACCCACAGGACTGGGCTGCTGGGCACCAACGTTGCCTGCAAAAGGCTGGACCTTGGACGTGAAAAGCTGGTGTATTCTCTGCAAGGCCAGGAACTTGATCAACCTCTCATCCAGCATATTGATTTCAATCTCTGTGGAAGGAGAGAGATGGCTGTTAAGTAGAGGGCGGATGGAAACTTCAAAGGTGCTTTGGGAGTTGCCAGGTGGCAAGGAGGACCAGCAGCCATGACCTGAAGTTAACTGCAGTAGGATGATGTCTGCCAGCCCCTTTCTCAAGTGTGAAACAGACTGCTTCCAGACCTCTGCAACCTAGCATCAGGGAGGCAATGCAACCCCTATATCATTCTCGCTGGGTGTAGCCATCTTTCCCAAGAGATAGCAGATAAGGCTAATGAATGCCTTGAGAGACAGTGAGATTGCAATGGAGGCTGCACAACAGAGAAGGCCAGAAGGCACAGAGAGCCTGCCTCTCCACTTCTTTTTTCCCTGGAATTGGGATAGAAAGAGATAAGACTCACCTCCGCTGCCATCCATTAATGCTTTCAAGGAACTGGTGAGGTCCAACGTGGCTGAAGAATTGGAAGGGAGCAAGGAGGGGGGCAGCAACATGCTGCCGATGGGCAGGGCGTTGGGGCTGGCCTTGCCATCTagcagagggaggaaagaaacagTCTGGTGAGGATTCTCAGGGGTCTTAATGGACCCCTCCTTACCCGCTTCCAACTACAAGTTGTCCCTTCTGGTACTACAGTCCTAGCACTTCCTCTTTCAGCATTGAGATTACGCTCCCAGAACCATCTCCACATGGTTGTCGCTTTTGGTCAAAACCAACAGTCAAGTTTAGATTATTGCTGCCATTTGTGCTGTCACCGATTTTATCATAAGCCCTACTCAACAACCCCATTCTGGCGAGAAGATGGGCTAGGTTTTAAattgaaaatgtatttaaaaagtaaGGATGAGGGAACTCCTGACAACTGAGAATAGCTGGGTGTCAcatttcacacagacacacacaaaccagTGTCTTTTGGCACTGGAAAGCCACCACAAAGGTGGGGACTGTTCTGGCCACACTTTCTGGATCAGGGCTGCATGGAATCTGGGGGTTCCTTGAGAGGTCATTCGAGGTTCTGTGAGAGATCATCATTGGTTAAAAAGTATGGCACCAATGGCACTATTGCTGCAACAGAGCTCTGGCCGAGTGGAAGCGGCCTCTCTCTTTACCTCCCATGAACATTGGGGTTTTTGGGGGCGTGGGATGGGATAGGGGTTCTGACTATTAGGACCAGTCTTTGCCATGACGCGTGTTTGTTACAAACTGTAGTTGGAGCAGGTCCTTCAAAACCATGATCTGAAGGAGATCTCCAGTTTTTGGAGGGCAAAGCAACAATGGGCTTTTACTTATTTGGATAACATGCCAAAGAGCATCATCAACTCAGCATTCAGACCTGCAACTTGGATCTCCAAAATGGCAACATTTTCACCCCCAAATTTATGTCTTTTGCAAGGAGCTGGTTGAGTTTCGAATGTGGGTAAAACAGCTCCAGCATGATTTATTCGCCCCACAACTTCAAAGCACACAGAGCAATTTTGCAAGATGGTTGGGCAAGGTCCAACCCACGAGGAAAATGCAGCACAAAGATAAAAAGACCTCTGGCATGGAAGAAATGCCGTGTTGGAGCAACACGCTTTCAGTCTGGTAACCAACTGAAATGCTcgcatttgtttaaaaagaatgaatttgtttgtttgctggtcGAGGCTGCTCAGTGGCGAGTGTATAACAGGCACCACAACCCCCTGTGCTTCTCTGCTCACCTGGAGGAGGCGCTGGGGAGCAAAAGCCATGGGCGGCTCCAATGGAGGAAATGCTGCCGTCCCCCATGGCAGCCTGAGGAGGGGTCAGCGCCCGCGTGGCGGTCAGAGGAGACTCCATTGTCCCCAGGTCCGCAGCCATCAGAGGCCCCACCTGCGTCTGCACGTTCTTCCTCTGCAAAGTGCTGGCGGCCCCATCAAGGCTGGCACAAGGGAGAGAGGCTGGCATGCCCGTGGCAGAACCCCGGTGCGTGCATGAGATGGGTCCCGTCGCATTCTCTGTCTTCACTACTGTCCCGGCCATGTGGTTGAGGAGGCCAGAAGCCACCGGGGGAGTGGCGGGCCGGGGCCAGGGCTGCTGCCGATGAGATAAGACTGGGATTGCACCACTTCCACTCTGTCCGCTCAGCCTGGCAGATTCCATCAAATGGGCAGAGGCATCGCTGTAGAAGTGAGGTCCGTTGATCTTCAGGTCTGGGGCTGCATTGGGGCCGTTGGACGTCCCGCAAAGGGAGGCCTTCTTGGTCTCGTCCTTACAGGAGGAGGAGTAGTGGGTATCCTCTTGCAAGGAGTTCTGGGTGGCGGCAATCCCCGGAGAGCAAGAGGCCAAGTAGAGGGAAGGGATGCCCGCCTTGTCAGCCGGCTGGTAAGGGCTGGCCAGGGAGCCATCAGCGACAATGACCGGCTTCACATCGGCCTTTTCTGCCTGCTCTGAGTCCCAAGGTGGAGGCATCTGCTTAGCAGATAAGTGTTTCAAGATGCTGCACTGCAGGGCAACAACGCTACACAACCACTGGaagcaagagaaaaggaaaggaaaagccacAAGTGAGAATTAAGGAAAAGCATGGCAGAGGCTGCCCTCACCCAAGGAAGCATATCTTCCTAGGCCACAAGTTCCACACAGGTATTGAAATGCTCTTCCAAAGTCCTCTACTAGGGCTCCCCTGAGTCCATGGAACAGCCACGGTCCCTAGTGGTACTGCTCTGCCCCACTTGTGAAATTCTCCCTTACCTGGGTGGCCATTTCTGTCATCTTTTCAGCAGCAGGCAAAGATACCTTTTAGGCTCCCAGGCTTTTAAAGTAGTTTTGGCTGCTGCTTGAGGTGTTGCAATTGGCATTTTAAGGTTTCACTGGAGGGAGGTGCAGTGCATAGGAGTTATAATAAAGCCAGCAGACACAAAAGTTCCATGGGAGTGTTGAAGCCAAAACTTGCAGAAGAAGAACTGAGTGAAAACAGATTCCTTGCCCCCAATACTTAGGCTACCGATGAGAGGGGGACTCTCCAATGAGTTTGTTAGTCAAACTAGACATCATCATAGCAAGAGAAGCATCTTCCCCTTCCACATAGACACACTCAACCCAGATGCTGCTGGCAGTGGAAATGCTGGGTCTTGCAAAGCAAgccctttagggctgaagggcagggtataaataccatcaaaaagataaaataagctccatttccaagctctgcatttgcACAGGGCTGACACCTCCTGGAAGATTCTGGCATTGCTCCTCTCACAACCTGAAGGAAGGCTTTCCACAAAACCCAGTGCTGGACTCTGCTCCAAGGTGAGTCTCCCACAAGACATGTAGACAAGGAGAAGGGTGGCAGCTGCCCCCAGAGAGGCATTTACCTCCTGCTGCTCCGACGATGTGGCTAAGTGCTCCGAATTGCAAAGGTGCGAATGTGAGGAGGGCTCTGTGGGGATCCCGTTACAGATGAGCTCCCCATCACGGATTCCCGCAGGCGCCAGCAGTGTGGGAGGGATCCTATACTGGGACTTGATAGCATCGGGGACCTgtggacggaggaggaggaacagagagCCAGTCAGTCTTTCTGCCACACAGCTGGCAAGGCTGCCACCCCCTGGTTAGACCATGCCATGTAGTTCTATGTGGAGAACAGTGTGACAGCCATCCTGCCTACCTTCAACCCCTTCCTTTTCACTGACTGCACCACTCGGCGGTTGGGTGGGTGCTTCTTGTGGATCCGGTTCAGGAAATCCACCTTGACCACGTGCTGCGAGATGGTGTCCTGGAAGCGGTCGAAGACCCGGCACCGGTTGCTCAAGGTCATGTTCTTTTGGTTTAGCTGTAGACACAAGGCTTTGGTTTTGGTTCCCTATCAGCCAACAGggcaggggaaagggggaagtTGAGCTTTCAGGATCCGTGCCCAGGGGTCACCCATGTGGGAAGGAAAGAGGGTGCTGTGCCTTGGCTTACCACCACGTGCTCTATGTGATTCGGACACATCCAGCGGCCAAGGGGCATCGCTGTGAGAGGAGGCTCCAGGCAGTCCATGTGGAACAGGAGCGGGCAGTTATCACACTGGATGAGAGGGGCCACCCGGCAGCTCCTGAAAAGGAGAGAGACAAACCAAGAGTGTGGGAGAGGAATACTGCCTTGGTCTTGGTCTAAGCTTGCCCAGGACTGGCAGAGCAGggtcttctttcctttccacccGCTACTCTTTTGAGCTGGAGAGGCCTGGAGAGAGGCCCACAGGATGTGTGGGATGAAAGAGAAGAGGACCTTCTTGGCTCCCACCATCTTACTACGATGCTGCATTGCAACAAGCAGCCCTTCGATCCAACTCAGGgaccctgcccctttccccagtccTACTTGCCCAAGAGATACCTGCTGCATGTGAAGCAGACCTTCACTGGCAAGGGCACCAATCCGTTGTGGTCCAGCTCATGCTGAGCCTTCTTGATATTCTTCCCAGTGGTTTCCTCCTTCCGCCGTCTCTTACTAGTACCTGacgaggaagaaagaaaggggtcaGTTTGCTTCCATGAAACAATGACATACTaggaaaaacaaatacatttgatACACATTATTTGTCCAGTAGCTTTTTACAAGATGTGCGCCTTTCCCAAAATAAACAGTAAGTGAACtgagcagttcttctccaccgtCAATTAGGTTCTCGGTGCTTttacaaatcatttttaaaattgtttttttacaaatgctcttgaaaaaaagattattattaataCCATACAATTATGATTAATACTTAAGTCCATATTCCATAGTTTGCTAATTCATTTTGCATTATCAATAGCCCAAAGGTTTTATCTGACGCATAAAAATGGGTCTCATATTTTTGTGGGGATAGTAGGGGAGATATACTTCCATCTTCACTCCCATCTCTTCTCTATACCAGTTCTGCTAGTTTTAGGTGACTTCTCCATATTTTGTATCACTAGCTTTTCTTTAACAGCTTTGTACCAGTGAGACTTAGAGAGATGGGAAGAAAGGAGAGCCTCAGCCTGTGCTGGCGCCTGAAGAAGTGGCCTCGGGCATCACCATTGCAAAGGCCACACTGAGGGCCCAGCGGCCACCTATCCTGAAAAGGAGCCAGACGGCTTCCCACTCCAGCTGCTTTTCTGAGGTTCCCTGGTTCACATGCTGTTGCCTGAAGCAAGGGTCAAGGGAGCCATCCCACTCTTGCCACCTGCATGCTTCCAAAGGCCCAGAGCAGAGGCCCAGGACAGAGGAGACTGGCCACTCACCTGGAAGTGCGGTGGTGCAGGTCAGTTCGTTGGGGAGCTGGAACTGGGTGGGGTTCCTTTCCATGGCAGCAGCAATGAGCAGCTCAAAAGGCCGCTTGAGGTGGGGCTGCCCGCCGTCCGCCTCGGCCATGGGGACGGAGTAATCGTCCACGTCAATGATGTCCTCGTCCATGTCGTTCTGCTCCGAGTTGGGGGTCTCGGTGCTGGCGTTGGAGGTGGGGGTGCCCGGCCGGCTGGCCCTCCGCTCCAAGAGCCGAGCGTGAGAGAGCGTCCGGAGGCCGCCACGCTCCAAGTAGTCCGTATCGCGGGTGGGGGAGGCTGTCCTCTTCCCAGACTTGTCCACCAGCCCATTGACATGCCCAagctccttcttctgctccctctTCTGCAAGCAAGGCGGAAATAAAATATGCTTCAAtagggggggaaagggagggacaaTCCCTGTCCAGCAGCCCAAAAAGGTATAACTTAAGGACCCAAACCCTCAATTAAAAGTCACTGCAGAGAAAATCCTGTTGGACTAATAAGCTGGACTAAAACATGGGGGGGAAGCTCATTTGTTTTCCTGTTTCTCCACCTCTCCCAACCCAAAGTGTCCtcttctggaggaaaaaaatggcttGATCTCTTTTAGAatgaacaataaaacatttaagaCAAGGTATAATTACTCCTCCTATGTTCTTTCTAAAAGCTATGCAGTAGATGATCTTTTATGTAGGAAATGCACAGTCTCTCATGTCACTGGAATCCTAGAGCttgatttccttttctcagttctctTTATGGGAATGAGTGCTTTATATGTCTGCTTGGCACTATAGAGGAGAAAATACATAATTATCTGTTTTACTAATGTTGTTGAGTTCTCTTTTTTTTACACTGCATTTTATTGAGGCCTGCTTTCAATAGGGAACGTGGCTTGCCAACTGTCCATTTGCAAGGTTCATCCTCAGGCAATGCAAAGCATTCCTTAACTAGGAGAATCCCAGCTAAAGAGAATAAAGCACCCAAAAAACATGGTGCCTCATAGCTGGAAGACAGACCCTTCTACTCACCCTCAAAAACATGCAAGCTTTATATTTTAGGAACTGCTTTTTATAAGGGCAAGACGACACATCATGGGTCAGCAAAAGCGGAAACATTTCAGCTGCAAAGAAACTGGGACTCTGTTTTCCCCTAAGAAAAACCCACTTCCCATTCACTGAGCCTGGCTCTGCCCATAGGAAACATGCCAGGGGTAGAGACTGGTAGGGAAGAGAAGTCAGCTGAGGGACAGTTGTGTGGCAACCCATCTCCAGCCTCTTCAGCCAGGATTTGGTAACCTTGACAGTCCTAGGAGAGGGTCATGGCTCAAAGAGGTACCTGAGCAACACACGGACTTGGAGAATGCTCCCCCCACCAAGAAAGAGAGTGAGCACTGGTTATAAACTTGACATGTCTGAAGAAAATCccgtgtgcgagagagagagagagagagagagagagagagagatcctgtgCATTTCCTTCCCTTTAGCCTTGCccatcctcctttccctcccagcGCAGCCCAAGCTGGCAGCCCTCAGAGTCAATATTTGCATTCAGCTGGGGCTGGCTGGCGGAAAGGGCAGGCCTCTCTGGTGACAAGTTGGAGCCCAGCCCAATCGCTTCCCTCACCCCATTTCCCACGACAAGAAGGGAGGCAGACCATCACTTCCCCTTCAGCTGCCATGGAAACGGTGGGAGGTCATTTCATTCTTTCCGAACTGGCTGCCGGAAGGAACTGCGAGCGAATGAAGCAGCCAGGCTGAAagggggagaggcctggggcgtcactgggagggggaaaggcttcctctcctcctgctgcccgCCTGCTCCTTCCCACAGCTGCCCTTGGCTCTGGAAGGAAAGCAGAGCTGCCCTTGGCAAAGCTAGCCCCCTTCCAGGGGTCCAGGCATTAGCCCTGAGGTGGCTGGTCCTTGTGAATTCTGTCTAGCTTTTCTGAAGGGTTTGTAAAATAATCTCCCTGACTTCTTCATCTTGTTCaatggtagccccatgtaaagagGTTACCATCAAACAAGGCCCAGAAAGTGTCCCCCACAGCACATCCAGGGGTGGGTGGGCATCTTTACCTTTCGGCGCACGGTGCAGCGATGGCACATCCATTCCCCTGGAGGCAGCATCTCTTCACTCAGCGGAGGATTActgtggaaggagagaagaagcagGCGGTTACTTGACACGCACCAGATGAGCTCCCAACAATATCAGAAGGGTGAGGGGAGGATAGCCTTCCAGATCTTGCTGGATGCTCCTCACCACTGGCCACATgctgggctgatgggagttgcagccccaCAACATCCAGAGGCCTCCCCATTGCCCACTCCCATCAGTTTAGACCTAGAACAGATACAAAATGCGCAGGCCATACATTGCCACGGGTGGCTGTAGTGAGGAGAACCAAAACTGTTTTAAGTCCAAGCTAAGctagaagagaaagagggggtgTGTTTTATAGGCTGCTGGAGAACTCAAAAGGAATGGGGCAAAAGTCTGACAGCCTGCCACTTTATGCCACTCAACAAAAGTGCCTGAGTCTCAAATCTACGGAAAGATTAATTTCAAGTACCCTGGATTCTCCGACAATTGTGTGATCTTATGTGGGGGACTTACTGAGGAACAGCTGTGAGAATCTGTAGCAGCCGTAACTTGGATCGCTGCCTTCATACAAACAGATTTaccattatattttcttttggaGGCTGTTTGGCTCCACGAAATAAGTCAGTCCCGAGTAGGGTTAAGATGCCAGGGACCCTCCAGTTCTCCACGGAGCTTGCTAGTCTCAGCCTGACCCACCTCAAGGGGGTGTGGCGAGGAGAACATGGGGCATGCTGCTTTGGGCTTCCTGGAAAACATGTGATGTACAAATAGGCCAGCTATACTTTGCAGTAAATGCCCAGACACCCGTTCTGAGAAATCATGGGGGACTGCTGCCCCTGACTAGCCCCATGGTTGTCACAGGAAAGCTTCAAAGGCAGGAAGATCCCCTGCTTGCAAGACTCAGAGCAAAACGCTCCGCTGACCAGAAGCTTTAAGTCACCCCCAACCAAAACACCAGCCCTCAAATAAGCCAAAACGTCTACCAGGCTCAGGACAATGGCTCAGGCAAAGAGAAACAGCTGCACTGCATGTCGGGAAGCTCACAGTTCAATCTCCCCACTGCTGCAAACTTGCTCAGTGTGTTTAGGGAAGCTGTTCTTGGCACCTCAA
This Sceloporus undulatus isolate JIND9_A2432 ecotype Alabama chromosome 11, SceUnd_v1.1, whole genome shotgun sequence DNA region includes the following protein-coding sequences:
- the PHF12 gene encoding LOW QUALITY PROTEIN: PHD finger protein 12 (The sequence of the model RefSeq protein was modified relative to this genomic sequence to represent the inferred CDS: deleted 1 base in 1 codon) → MWERMEAKTVVYDLDTSGGLMEQIQALLAPPPKRRRRRRRRDGEAEPEDGARRRRRRRRRGTPPLPPPQHHHQHHPQHHHPQQHQGLSSSSSSSAPGSSSSQRRSGRATNHDSCDSCKEGGDLLCCDHCPAAFHLQCCNPPLSEEMLPPGEWMCHRCTVRRKKREQKKELGHVNGLVDKSGKRTASPTRDTDYLERGGLRTLSHARLLERRASRPGTPTSNASTETPNSEQNDMDEDIIDVDDYSVPMAEADGGQPHLKRPFELLIAAAMERNPTQFQLPNELTCTTALPGTSKRRRKEETTGKNIKKAQHELDHNGLVPLPVKVCFTCSRSCRVAPLIQCDNCPLLFHMDCLEPPLTAMPLGRWMCPNHIEHVVLNQKNMTLSNRCRVFDRFQDTISQHVVKVDFLNRIHKKHPPNRRVVQSVKRKGLKVPDAIKSQYRIPPTLLAPAGIRDGELICNGIPTEPSSHSHLCNSEHLATSSEQQEWLCSVVALQCSILKHLSAKQMPPPWDSEQAEKADVKPVIVADGSLASPYQPADKAGIPSLYLASCSPGIAATQNSLQEDTHYSSSCKDETKKASLCGTSNGPNAAPDLKINGPHFYSDASAHLMESARLSGQSGSGAIPVLSHRQQPWPRPATPPVASGLLNHMAGTVVKTENATGPISCTHRGSATGMPASLPCASLDGAASTLQRKNVQTQVGPLMAADLGTMESPLTATRALTPPQAAMGDGSISSIGAAHGFCSPAPPPDGKASPNALPIGSMLLPPSLLPSNSSATLDLTSSLKALMDGSGEIEINMLDERLIKFLALQRIHQLFTSKVQPFAGNVGAQQPSPVGLPSEGQGKEVQARAVFYPLLGMGSAVNMCYRTLYIGTGADMDVCLTNYGHCNYVSGKHACIFYDENTKHYELLNYSEHGTTVDNVLYSCDFSEKTALIPPSSMVAKVQSVIKRHKSRKQQQEGDPPPSQEAATATTTATAAVVMRAQAQGASARPCNCRASSSSLIGGSGAGWEGTALLHHGSYIKLGCLQFVFSITEFATKQPKGSNGEASAGAQDSDLDEKLPSKAHQVPVLRSSSVP